In Carya illinoinensis cultivar Pawnee chromosome 9, C.illinoinensisPawnee_v1, whole genome shotgun sequence, the following are encoded in one genomic region:
- the LOC122275070 gene encoding putative 4-hydroxy-4-methyl-2-oxoglutarate aldolase 3, whose product MAAIATTEVCDTYAAALANGDLRVLEPIFRSCGMRRTFSGPIVTLKLFEDNQLVMDLLETRGEGRVLIIDGGGTRRRAMVGGLLSLLAQDMGWPGIVVNGCIRDVEEINGCNIGVRALASMPVRSSKEGIGEKHVPVNIAGTLTSLSPNMSSQSESPF is encoded by the coding sequence ATGGCTGCCATAGCAACTACAGAAGTTTGTGATACATATGCAGCAGCTCTGGCAAATGGTGATTTGCGTGTCTTGGAACCAATCTTCCGGAGTTGTGGGATGCGTAGAACATTCTCTGGCCCCATCGTCACTCTGAAGTTGTTTGAGGACAATCAGTTGGTCATGGATCTTCTAGAAACTAGAGGTGAAGGGAGAGTTTTGATTATAGATGGTGGTGGAACCAGGAGACGTGCGATGGTTGGGGGATTATTGTCACTGTTGGCTCAAGATATGGGGTGGCCTGGTATTGTAGTAAATGGCTGCATTAGAGACGTTGAGGAGATTAATGGATGTAATATTGGAGTGAGAGCCTTGGCATCCATGCCCGTGAGATCAAGTAAAGAAGGCATTGGTGAAAAACATGTCCCAGTTAACATTGCAGGAACATTGACATCGTTGTCTCCAAATATGAGCTCTCAATCTGAATCACCATTCTAA